Sequence from the Priestia megaterium genome:
GTCCGACTGCCGTTAATAACGCTAAAGCATACATTGATCCAAAGGCTCGCTTACAGCCTATGCACAGTACGTCAATGTTCTCATAAAAAAAGCAGGCTCTCGCCTGCTTTTTTTATTGCTGGATTGGTGTAACCATTCGATGAATGATTTCACTCATCATTTCTGCATCACTGCTTATTAAACAGATTTCATAAAAGTAATGGTTTCCTTCTTGACTAGTTACGCTCATTCTGTAGGCCTTCAAACCTTCGAGCTTGCTTAAATATTTTACTACCTCTGATTGACCGACAATACGTTCAATAAGCAGAATATGCTCTCCTTCAACTGCTCCGTAGCTTGCGGCCAGAGATGCGTTAGCATTTTCATAATAGCGAATGTAAGGTTCAGAATGGTTAAGAGACGCAGAGGACGAGTTTTGATGACAGGCTTCACCTGAGGAAAAAGGCAAATGTTGAACAAATAAATGCGATTCACTGAAGTGAATACTTTTTGCATCCTTAGACTCCATTTTCCTACTTTCAAGTTTTAACCAGTTTATAAACCCCTTCCATAGAATAGGCAGAGTGTTTTTTTTGCGAAAACTTCCGTAACCTCCTACTTGTTCCGCGTCGTAACGAGTCGCATCTATCAAATCCGTTCATCTCCTCTTTTTTATTGAGTATAAAAAAGACTGATTATTCAGTCAACATGTTTGGTAGATGATGTAACATACAAAAATTTCTCACTAAAAAAGCTTTCTTCACCAGATGAGGTGAAGAAAGCTTTTTTATAAAAATATACTTAGCACTCTTCAGGAGCACCTGCGTTGCTTGCTGTACGGAAAGAAGAGCCGCAGCCGCATGCTGCAATGGCGTTCGGGTTATCAATTGTAAACCCTCCGCCTAGCATAGATTGCTTGTAATCAATTTTTACATCTTTTAAAATTGGAGCACTTTCGCTATCTACAAGAATCTTAATGCCATGTTGTTCAAACAGCGTATCGTTTTCATTTACTTCGTGAGCAAAACCCATGCCGTAAGAAAGACCTGAACAGCCTCCTCCATTTACATTAACACGTAAATAAGCATTTTCTTCTTCATGTTCTTTCATCATATCTTTTATTTGAAAGCTTGCAGCTTCTGTAATTGTTAGGATATCTTGACTCATTTTTAAACAGACCTCCTTTTTTGTTTAGTATACGACGAAATGTCTGTGACGACAAATCGTCTGCCTCTTCATTTTTTAATAATAATACGTGCCGTCACAAATCACATTGGCTGGACCTGTCATTAATACATTGCCTTTATTTTGCCAAACAATCGTTAAATCTCCTCCAGCGAGGTGTACGACAGTAGGAACATCTTTTTTCGTCTTCTCATTTAACACAGAAGAAACAACAGCAGCGCATGCTCCTGTCCCACATGCTTGAGTGATACCCGAACCTCTTTCCCATACACGAAAGTTCAGCTCTCTTTCGTTCACTACCTCAACAAATTCAACGTTCACTCCTTCTGGGAAACGCGAATCTTTTTCAACCACAGGGCCTAATGTAGTAAGAGGCGCTTGTTCAATATCATTTACGTAAAAGACGACGTGAGGATTTCCCATTGATACAGCCGTCCCTTTTAACCGTTCTTTTCCAAATTCCATCTCTTCATCAACAACTTGGTGTTGGCTTGCTCCCGTCATTGGAATTTGTTCTCTAGCTAAAATAGGCTCTCCCATATCGATTGTTACTTCTGGAACTTCATTTCCCTGCGGATGCACCGTTGCTTCTACAACTCCAGAAAGCGTTTCGATAAAAAATCTTTCGCTTGTTACTAAATTATGTTCATATGCATATTTAGCTACACATCTTAAACCGTTTCCGCAGTTTTTTGCTTCCGAGCCGTCATTATTAAATACGCGCATTTTCACATCTGCACGTTCAGATGGACAAATAAGAATCATTCCATCCGATCCGATTCCCGTATAAACATTTGAGACTTTTACAGCAAGCGGTGCTAACTCTTGCTCTTCTATATGTTCTTCAAACATATTTACGTAGATATAGTTGTTGCCAAGCGCATGCATTTTTGTAAACTGAAATTTTTTCATATTATCACCCATTATTTTTTTATGTAGCTCTAGTATAAAGTGATTCTCTTTTGTACACAATAATATCATCCCCCGTTTTTTTAGCTCCTTAATCATAAAGATTAAGGGGTTTTTTATTTTGTCCTCCTTTGGAGTATTAAAAAACAAAATAAGCATTATGATTGCAAAGAGGATGGTTAAAGCGCAGATATTTGCTCAAAAACGCATAAAAAAGCACGGCAAAACTAGCCGTGCTTACATCATCTATTCTATTAGCCTCATGTCCCTCTCCTGATAAAAAGAGATACGACAGCGGGGATAGTTTAAAACATTGGGTTTTCTTCTAAATGAATGTAGATATTATCTACTAACTGTTCAGGTGTTTCCGCCGTAACAATCTCTCCGTTCACCAAGGCAAATAAAGATTGTGAACATTTCCCGCAATAACCTAAACATCCGTATTCAATAATATCTAGATTTGGATCTTTTTCAAGCTTTTCTAAAGCTGCTTGAGAACCGCTGGCTAAATTGCTAACGCAAAATTCAATAATTGGCTGTATCACGTTTTTCACCTCTCTACTATTAGTTTATCCTATCTCCTTTCATTTTCAACGTCAACTTTGGAAATTTACGTTCATTTTGCACATGCTTTTTAGCTTCATAGACTTTTTTCAAAAAAACGTATAAACAAAGCTTCATTACGGGGATAGCTTGAAATTATGTTGAAACATATTGTGGTTTTTTATTAATTTAGTTATACTTTTATGTATAGAAAACCAAACGAGGTTATATTAAATTATTATTTAAGTAAAATATGTTATCTTATATAGCCTTTCATATCTTTTTGGCAACCATCCTTATTAACGGTAATTTGTACTCTCCTATTCTTAAAAGCAAGAATAATAGAGAGAAAACAAAAATGCATGAAGCTAAAGGGGAAATTCACATGAAGAACCTTGTCATACTGGGCGGCGGATACGGTGGTATGCGCGTTTTGCAGCGCCTTTTTCCGAATCAATTGCCTAACGATGTAGAAGTAACGCTTATTGACAAAGCACCTTATCACTCACTAAAAACTGAATTCTATGCACTTGCAGCTGGAACAATCTCTGATCAGCATGTTCGTGTTGCTTTTCCTGAACACCCTCGCTTAAAGATTCGCTACGGCTGTGTAAAACGCATAGACCTGAAAGAGAAATGTGTCTATGTGGATGATCAAATGATCGCTTATGATGACCTGATTGTAGGACTCGGATGTGAAGATAAATATCATGGAGTTCCCGGAGCTCTTGAGCATACATACAGCATTCAATCCATTGATGCTTCACGAGCAACTTATCAGACATTAAACAACTTGCCCGCCCACGCTACTGTTTCAATTGTAGGAGCTGGATTAAGCGGAGTAGAACTAGCAAGCGAGCTAAGAGAAAGCCGCCCGGATTTAAAAATCATCTTATTTGACCGCGGTAAATTAATTTTATCTGCTTTCCCAGAACGTTTAAGTAATTACGTTCAAACTTGGTTTACTTCAAACGGTGTCGAAATCGTAAATAGTGCTAATATTACAAAAGTAGAACCGAACATTCTTTATAATCATGATGAGCCCATTCAAAGCGATGCAATCGTGTGGACAGCGGGTATCCAGCCAAATAAAGTGGTACGCGATTTAGACGTAGAAAAGGATCCTCAAGGACGCGTCGTATTGACAAAATACCATAACTTGCCTGACGATGAAAATGTCTACATTTTAGGTGATTGTGCAAGCCTACCGCATGCACCAAGTGCTCAGCTTGCAGAAGGTCAGGCTGAACAAATTGTGCAAGTACTTCTTCACCGCTGGAAAGGCGAAGCACTTCCGGATGAATTGCCAACTATTAAATTAAAAGGCATACTTGGTTCATTAGGCAAAAAGCATGGATTTGGCTTAGTTGCCGAACGTCCAATTACAGGACGCGTAGCTCGATTATTAAAATCAGGTATTCTTTGGATGTATAAACACCACAGTGGATAAAATAAAAGCCGTTAGATGACTGACAATCTAACGGCTTTTTTCATTATGATGCGCAGAAACCATACTTCTCCATTTCCTCAAATACGCGCTTTAATTTCGGATTGCCTTCCCCAACAATTTCTCCATTAATGACCACTACAGGATAGAATAAATCTTCCTCAATCACACGCTTGGCAAAGGCTGCCTTCTTCGGATCTGCAGGCGGCTCGTTTATATCTACATATGTGATAACAAACGGTTGGTTCGGATATTTGCGAGAAATCGCTGCCTCTAGCCAATCATAGGTGTCTTTTGAAGACGGCAGGTTAACACAGCTTGCACAAACAATTTCAGCTCCATAAATGCACACTTCTACCTCAGTTGATTGCATAGCACATCCCCCTTGAATCTTTACATACAAACTGTACGATTATTCACACTTTTACTTCATTATGAATACTATTTTACACAAAACTGATTCATTGCACATCTTTTTCTTTTAAGGTAACATTACGATGTATACTCCAATAGATTTTTCATGAAAGACCGTTTATAATAAGAGTAGAAGAAAGGAGTCGATAGTTATGTCAGAAATGCACGAGCAAGTTCAAGAAGTATTAGAAAAACTTCGTCCGTTTTTACTTCGCGACGGTGGAGACTGTGAGCTAGTAGACGTAGAGGATGGTATTGTAAAATTACGTCTTTTAGGCGCTTGCGGAAGCTGCCCAAGTTCAACAATTACGCTAAAAGCTGGTATCGAACGTGCCCTTTTAGAAGAAGTACCTGGTGTAGTTGAAGTAGAACAAGTATTCTAATCTCTTTGATTTTATGATAAAAGCAACCTCCCATTTTATTGGGGCTTGCGAATAAAAAATCCTCATTCAAATGAATGAGGATTTTTTTATTAGCTCGTTGTCACTTCAGCTTCTACAAATACACCTTTGCGATCAATTTGTAAAACATCTATTTCGCAGTTCGGCAGTAAAGCATACATATGTTCAGCAATCGCTTTGCCTTTTCCTTTTGGTGCTAAACATAACACACTCGGACCGGCTCCACTTAGTGACACACCGTATGCGCCGAGAACTTTTGCTTCTTTTCGCACAAGAGAAAGCTCTGGCACGAGTCTCATGCGATAAGGTTCGTGATATAAATCTTTCTCCATAAATTCGCCTACCAGAGGTAAATCTTTATTTAACAGGGCTGCTACTAGCATGTTCCCGATTGCCCCAGCTTCTACTGCGTGGCGATAATTAATATCCGAAGGC
This genomic interval carries:
- a CDS encoding HesB/IscA family protein, producing the protein MSQDILTITEAASFQIKDMMKEHEEENAYLRVNVNGGGCSGLSYGMGFAHEVNENDTLFEQHGIKILVDSESAPILKDVKIDYKQSMLGGGFTIDNPNAIAACGCGSSFRTASNAGAPEEC
- the dapF gene encoding diaminopimelate epimerase; amino-acid sequence: MKKFQFTKMHALGNNYIYVNMFEEHIEEQELAPLAVKVSNVYTGIGSDGMILICPSERADVKMRVFNNDGSEAKNCGNGLRCVAKYAYEHNLVTSERFFIETLSGVVEATVHPQGNEVPEVTIDMGEPILAREQIPMTGASQHQVVDEEMEFGKERLKGTAVSMGNPHVVFYVNDIEQAPLTTLGPVVEKDSRFPEGVNVEFVEVVNERELNFRVWERGSGITQACGTGACAAVVSSVLNEKTKKDVPTVVHLAGGDLTIVWQNKGNVLMTGPANVICDGTYYY
- a CDS encoding YuzB family protein; its protein translation is MIQPIIEFCVSNLASGSQAALEKLEKDPNLDIIEYGCLGYCGKCSQSLFALVNGEIVTAETPEQLVDNIYIHLEENPMF
- a CDS encoding NAD(P)/FAD-dependent oxidoreductase — protein: MKNLVILGGGYGGMRVLQRLFPNQLPNDVEVTLIDKAPYHSLKTEFYALAAGTISDQHVRVAFPEHPRLKIRYGCVKRIDLKEKCVYVDDQMIAYDDLIVGLGCEDKYHGVPGALEHTYSIQSIDASRATYQTLNNLPAHATVSIVGAGLSGVELASELRESRPDLKIILFDRGKLILSAFPERLSNYVQTWFTSNGVEIVNSANITKVEPNILYNHDEPIQSDAIVWTAGIQPNKVVRDLDVEKDPQGRVVLTKYHNLPDDENVYILGDCASLPHAPSAQLAEGQAEQIVQVLLHRWKGEALPDELPTIKLKGILGSLGKKHGFGLVAERPITGRVARLLKSGILWMYKHHSG
- a CDS encoding YuzD family protein; amino-acid sequence: MQSTEVEVCIYGAEIVCASCVNLPSSKDTYDWLEAAISRKYPNQPFVITYVDINEPPADPKKAAFAKRVIEEDLFYPVVVINGEIVGEGNPKLKRVFEEMEKYGFCAS
- a CDS encoding NifU family protein; amino-acid sequence: MSEMHEQVQEVLEKLRPFLLRDGGDCELVDVEDGIVKLRLLGACGSCPSSTITLKAGIERALLEEVPGVVEVEQVF